One part of the Candidatus Zixiibacteriota bacterium genome encodes these proteins:
- a CDS encoding flippase-like domain-containing protein produces NKKLWVRLIQILLILALLYFVGSRIITNWTHVSTYDWKINYFLLAVSLLTMLSALFVMSIVLSIILGTLSKNVSIAKAFKIAYLSQLGRYLPGKVWQLFGMIHLAGKEGVSRAEAVTSFVLAQIFTTPPALLIVAGFLILPGYYLDSAFISPTIGYVVIGISLIPVVILFKPSWLRNIINAIVTRFGSDAIKFHVRGRIGAKILAMYCVGWILYGTAFYLFLISVSDFPPGNYLQAVGIFAAAYLIGYWSILTPGGIGVREAVLVLFLSPIFGSGVAAAIAAFARVWSIVGELIASVIALRIR; encoded by the coding sequence AATAAGAAGCTCTGGGTCAGGTTGATCCAGATACTGTTGATCCTCGCGTTACTGTATTTCGTCGGCAGTCGCATTATCACCAACTGGACTCATGTTAGCACATACGACTGGAAGATCAATTACTTTCTGCTGGCAGTCTCTCTCCTCACCATGCTTTCTGCTTTGTTCGTAATGAGCATTGTGCTCTCTATAATCCTCGGGACTCTGTCGAAGAATGTATCGATTGCCAAAGCATTCAAAATCGCATATTTGTCCCAGCTTGGAAGATACCTTCCTGGAAAGGTGTGGCAGCTGTTCGGAATGATACACCTTGCCGGCAAAGAGGGTGTTTCCCGAGCCGAGGCTGTAACGAGTTTTGTTCTGGCACAGATTTTTACCACACCTCCGGCACTGCTGATTGTCGCGGGGTTTCTGATCCTGCCCGGGTATTATCTGGATTCTGCGTTCATCTCTCCGACAATCGGATACGTTGTTATCGGGATCTCACTTATTCCTGTTGTCATACTCTTCAAGCCGTCATGGCTGCGCAATATAATCAATGCCATCGTGACGCGCTTCGGTTCAGATGCGATCAAGTTTCATGTGCGTGGTCGGATTGGAGCGAAAATCCTTGCGATGTACTGTGTCGGTTGGATTCTGTACGGGACAGCGTTCTACCTCTTTCTTATATCCGTATCCGATTTCCCACCGGGGAACTATCTTCAAGCGGTTGGCATTTTCGCAGCCGCGTATCTGATTGGCTATTGGAGTATCCTGACACCGGGTGGTATCGGTGTGCGAGAAGCTGTCCTTGTGTTGTTCCTAAGTCCGATATTCGGGAGCGGTGTTGCCGCTGCGATCGCGGCATTCGCGCGGGTCTGGTCGATTGTCGGCGAGCTGATTGCATCAGTTATTGCCCTGAGGATACGGTAG